The proteins below are encoded in one region of Bifidobacteriaceae bacterium:
- a CDS encoding nucleotide sugar dehydrogenase has translation MKIAVVALGKIGLPLAVQFAAKGHQVVGVDVNPALVARVNEGREPFPGEAGLGERLGRLVPAGRLTATTDYGQAIPGADVIVVVVPLLVDDQTWEPDFGWMESATRSLAANLTPGTLISYETTLPVGTTRGRWKPLIEEVSGLVEGVDFDLVFSPERVLTGRVFRDLRRYPKLIGALSARGAERATAFYQAVLDFDERPDLPRANGVWDLGSPEAAELAKLAETTFRDVNIGLANQYAKFAERHGIDVHQVIEAANSQPYSHIHRPGIAVGGHCIPVYPRLYLYNDPEATIVRAAREANMGMPAHAVELAASALDGDLAGKTVAVLGASYRGRVKETAFSGVFPVVAALAERGARVLVHDPMFADEELEGFGWAPYHLGEPVDAAIIQADHPVYADLEPADLPGVKVLVDGRRVTRPERWAGATRLVIGAGR, from the coding sequence GTGAAGATTGCGGTCGTGGCACTGGGCAAGATCGGCCTGCCGCTGGCGGTCCAATTCGCCGCCAAAGGCCACCAGGTGGTGGGCGTGGACGTCAATCCCGCGCTGGTCGCCAGGGTGAACGAGGGGCGCGAGCCGTTTCCGGGCGAGGCGGGACTGGGGGAGCGGCTGGGCCGATTGGTGCCCGCCGGGCGCCTGACGGCCACCACGGACTACGGCCAGGCCATTCCGGGCGCGGACGTGATCGTGGTGGTGGTGCCTTTGCTGGTGGACGACCAAACCTGGGAGCCGGACTTCGGCTGGATGGAGTCCGCGACCCGGTCGCTCGCCGCCAATCTGACGCCGGGCACGTTGATCTCCTATGAGACGACCTTGCCGGTCGGGACCACCCGCGGGCGCTGGAAGCCGCTGATCGAGGAGGTCTCCGGCCTGGTCGAAGGGGTTGACTTCGACCTGGTCTTCTCGCCGGAGCGGGTTCTGACCGGGCGGGTCTTCCGGGACCTTAGGCGCTACCCGAAGCTGATCGGGGCGCTGAGCGCCAGGGGCGCGGAACGGGCCACCGCGTTCTACCAGGCCGTCCTGGACTTTGACGAGCGGCCCGACCTGCCCAGGGCCAACGGGGTGTGGGACCTCGGCTCGCCGGAGGCGGCGGAGCTCGCCAAACTGGCGGAGACGACCTTCCGCGACGTCAACATTGGCCTGGCCAACCAGTACGCCAAGTTCGCCGAGCGCCATGGGATTGACGTGCACCAAGTCATCGAGGCCGCCAACTCGCAGCCGTATTCGCACATCCACCGGCCGGGGATCGCGGTGGGCGGCCACTGCATCCCCGTCTACCCCAGGCTTTACCTGTACAACGACCCGGAGGCGACAATCGTCCGGGCCGCCCGCGAGGCCAACATGGGCATGCCCGCGCACGCCGTCGAACTGGCGGCCTCGGCGCTGGACGGCGACCTGGCGGGCAAGACCGTGGCGGTGCTGGGGGCGTCCTACCGGGGGCGGGTCAAAGAGACCGCGTTCTCAGGGGTCTTCCCGGTGGTGGCGGCGCTGGCGGAACGCGGAGCCCGCGTGCTGGTCCACGACCCGATGTTCGCCGATGAGGAATTGGAGGGCTTCGGCTGGGCGCCGTATCACTTGGGCGAGCCGGTCGACGCCGCCATCATCCAGGCGGACCATCCCGTCTACGCCGACTTGGAGCCAGCCGACCTGCCGGGCGTCAAAGTGCTGGTGGACGGGCGGCGGGTGACCAGGCCGGAGCGCTGGGCGGGGGCCACCCGCCTGGTGATCGGCGCGGGCCGCTAG
- a CDS encoding bifunctional cytidylyltransferase/SDR family oxidoreductase, with translation MKTYGVVLAGGVGARLGLSVPKQMVKVAGKTILEHTVAAFDSHPLIDEVIVMITPGWTERVATLLGSRFRKLSLILEGGVTRNETTRRVLEAIDADEAKVLLHDAVRPLVDERIIAECVRALDRHEAVDVAIPSSDTVVMVDDDEVITRIPDRSRLRRGQTPQAFKLSTLRAAYAKAIEDPYFHATDDCGVVVRYLPEVDVKCVLGSENNIKVTHPVDLTIADKLFQLATQAAPHKSLEELTLALSGKVLVVLGGSYGIGAEIARIARAAGAVVVAHGRSTTGLHVQDLDALEEALGEVRAEHGQIDAVVLTAGVLKVGPLATTSPEEINQSIAVNYTAAVNVARAAYPHLAASHGHLLLFTSSSYTRGRENYALYSSSKAAVVNLTQALSEEWAGDGIKVNVVNPERTDTPMRVNAFGEEPAGTLLSAEQVAQASLDTITSELTGIVVDVRRPDPGP, from the coding sequence GTGAAAACGTATGGTGTTGTGCTGGCCGGCGGCGTGGGCGCGCGGCTCGGCCTGTCGGTTCCCAAGCAGATGGTCAAGGTGGCGGGCAAGACAATCCTGGAGCACACCGTCGCCGCGTTCGACTCCCACCCGCTGATCGACGAGGTCATCGTCATGATCACGCCCGGTTGGACCGAGCGGGTGGCCACGCTGTTGGGCAGCCGCTTCCGCAAACTCAGCTTGATTCTGGAGGGCGGCGTCACCCGCAACGAGACCACGCGCCGGGTGTTGGAGGCGATCGACGCGGATGAGGCGAAGGTGTTGCTGCATGACGCGGTTCGCCCGCTGGTCGACGAGCGGATCATCGCCGAATGCGTCCGGGCGTTGGACCGCCACGAGGCGGTGGACGTGGCCATCCCGTCCTCCGACACGGTGGTCATGGTGGACGACGACGAGGTCATCACCCGCATTCCCGACCGCTCCCGGTTGCGGCGCGGCCAGACGCCCCAGGCCTTCAAGCTCTCGACCTTGCGGGCGGCCTATGCGAAGGCCATCGAGGACCCGTACTTCCACGCCACCGACGATTGCGGCGTGGTGGTCCGCTACCTGCCGGAAGTGGACGTCAAGTGCGTTCTCGGGTCGGAGAACAACATCAAAGTGACGCATCCGGTCGACTTGACCATTGCGGACAAGCTGTTCCAGTTGGCCACCCAGGCGGCGCCGCACAAGTCTTTGGAGGAGTTGACCTTGGCGCTGAGCGGGAAAGTGCTGGTGGTGCTGGGCGGCTCTTACGGGATTGGCGCGGAGATCGCGCGGATCGCGCGCGCGGCCGGAGCGGTCGTGGTGGCGCACGGGCGCTCGACCACCGGTTTGCACGTGCAGGACCTGGACGCGCTGGAGGAGGCCCTGGGCGAAGTGCGCGCGGAGCACGGCCAAATCGACGCGGTGGTCCTGACCGCGGGCGTCCTGAAGGTGGGTCCGCTGGCCACCACCTCGCCCGAGGAGATCAACCAGTCGATCGCGGTCAACTACACGGCGGCGGTCAACGTGGCGCGGGCCGCGTACCCGCATTTGGCGGCCAGCCACGGCCACCTGCTGCTGTTCACGTCATCCTCCTACACCCGCGGCCGGGAGAACTACGCGCTCTATTCCTCATCCAAGGCGGCGGTGGTCAACTTGACCCAGGCCCTGTCTGAGGAGTGGGCGGGGGACGGGATCAAAGTCAACGTGGTCAACCCGGAGCGGACCGACACGCCCATGCGCGTCAACGCCTTCGGCGAGGAGCCGGCCGGAACGTTGCTATCCGCCGAACAGGTGGCCCAGGCTTCCCTGGACACGATCACCTCCGAGTTGACGGGGATCGTGGTGGACGTGCGCCGGCCCGATCCGGGGCCCTGA
- a CDS encoding D-glucuronyl C5-epimerase family protein, translated as MTANPLLRRPAGRLAAGIALLGVALLAAAYFGYWVGRPGGIDFFGGPAAPASPTPPATPAGTPASPGPSVNPLPDPPSLEPPPVDPALGYRVSGYRPQAIDQPFVTRNEATGRTVELDADGGLVYRMSEGADPLFQPVTISQWAMSAHTQYWLTGHDLWLDLARASAEKLLDGKVEADGAYFYPYLYEWKNADYGFDFQPPWYSGMAQGEALSVFVQLAQEFPDQPVWREAADATFESFLAPVSAEQPWVTRVEDGYVWFEEYADPDPFQVFNGQVFALFGIYEYALLTGDQRAVDLFDGGATTALAAMPQLRVPGETSLYCVELERCVEAKWQNSNYQSIHVAQLEMLAAMTGDAAFAHWAQALRSDVSDFTPWPPAEYWPKPDERL; from the coding sequence GTGACGGCCAACCCCCTGCTCCGGCGGCCGGCCGGCCGGCTGGCGGCCGGAATCGCTTTGCTGGGCGTGGCCCTCCTGGCCGCCGCTTACTTCGGCTACTGGGTCGGCAGGCCGGGCGGGATCGACTTCTTCGGCGGGCCGGCGGCCCCCGCGTCGCCAACCCCGCCCGCCACGCCTGCGGGGACGCCCGCCTCCCCCGGGCCGTCAGTGAACCCGCTGCCGGATCCGCCCTCGCTGGAGCCGCCGCCGGTCGACCCGGCGCTGGGCTACCGGGTCTCCGGTTACCGCCCGCAGGCGATCGACCAACCGTTCGTCACGCGGAACGAGGCGACCGGGCGGACTGTCGAACTGGACGCCGACGGCGGCCTGGTCTACCGCATGAGCGAGGGCGCCGACCCGCTCTTTCAACCGGTCACCATCTCGCAATGGGCCATGAGCGCCCACACCCAGTATTGGCTGACCGGCCATGACCTTTGGCTTGACCTCGCCCGCGCCTCGGCTGAGAAGCTGCTGGACGGCAAAGTCGAGGCGGACGGCGCCTATTTCTACCCGTATCTGTACGAATGGAAAAACGCCGATTACGGCTTCGACTTCCAACCGCCCTGGTATTCGGGCATGGCCCAGGGCGAGGCGCTGTCCGTGTTCGTCCAACTGGCGCAGGAGTTCCCCGACCAGCCGGTCTGGCGCGAGGCGGCCGACGCCACCTTCGAATCCTTCCTGGCGCCGGTCAGCGCGGAACAACCCTGGGTGACCAGAGTGGAGGACGGGTACGTCTGGTTCGAAGAGTACGCCGACCCGGATCCCTTCCAGGTCTTCAACGGCCAGGTCTTCGCGCTGTTCGGGATCTACGAATACGCGCTGTTGACGGGCGATCAGCGGGCCGTCGACTTGTTCGACGGCGGCGCGACAACGGCGCTCGCCGCAATGCCGCAGCTCAGGGTGCCCGGCGAAACCTCGCTGTACTGCGTCGAGTTGGAGCGCTGCGTGGAGGCGAAGTGGCAGAACTCCAACTACCAGTCGATCCATGTCGCCCAGTTGGAGATGCTGGCGGCCATGACCGGCGACGCGGCCTTCGCCCACTGGGCACAGGCCCTGCGGAGCGACGTTTCGGACTTCACGCCCTGGCCCCCCGCCGAATACTGGCCGAAACCAGATGAAAGGCTCTAG
- a CDS encoding DUF2804 domain-containing protein yields MIDADSLVQDGQRHFGRFVATPAANPLDAYPRHRRAWADFRTKEWAGFTLTHPELFSSMILQDAKYLASSEIYVYDRASGELTQHAANAAGGSLRLPTRLADSTVALHAPGYRIAYNFEPERIRVMVRIRPDGDTAGVNANLTLDPAGASPPLAVSARLPGGRDASLYTNKVVYPASGAVEVGGRRYEFDPARDFAILDEHKSRLPYRTEWTWGTFATPAPGGGYLGANLAARPQFPDEDEESCIWTPAAAEPLRDVTFEPLGDGDLAPWSVKSADGRVDLVFTPEGAKGVDHQLGLAEIVYQQRYGAYAGKLADHRVEGVHGVLEHMRARL; encoded by the coding sequence ATGATCGACGCTGATTCACTGGTCCAAGACGGCCAACGCCATTTTGGGCGCTTCGTCGCCACTCCCGCTGCCAACCCCCTGGACGCCTACCCGCGCCACCGCCGCGCCTGGGCGGATTTCCGCACCAAGGAGTGGGCGGGCTTCACCTTGACCCACCCGGAGTTGTTCAGCTCCATGATCCTGCAGGACGCGAAGTACCTGGCCAGCTCCGAGATCTACGTTTACGACAGGGCCAGCGGCGAGTTGACCCAGCACGCCGCCAACGCCGCCGGCGGCTCCCTGCGCCTGCCGACCAGGCTGGCCGATTCGACGGTGGCGCTGCACGCCCCCGGCTACCGGATCGCCTACAACTTCGAGCCGGAGCGGATCCGCGTCATGGTGCGCATCAGGCCGGACGGCGACACGGCTGGCGTCAACGCCAACCTCACACTGGATCCGGCGGGCGCCTCTCCCCCGTTGGCGGTCTCAGCCCGGCTCCCCGGCGGCCGCGACGCCTCCCTTTACACCAACAAGGTTGTCTACCCCGCCAGCGGCGCGGTGGAAGTGGGCGGCCGCCGCTACGAGTTCGACCCGGCGCGGGACTTCGCCATCCTCGACGAGCACAAGTCCCGCCTGCCCTACCGCACCGAATGGACCTGGGGCACCTTCGCCACGCCCGCGCCCGGCGGCGGCTACCTGGGCGCCAACCTGGCCGCCCGCCCGCAGTTCCCGGACGAGGACGAGGAGTCCTGCATTTGGACGCCGGCGGCGGCCGAGCCGCTGCGCGACGTGACGTTCGAGCCCCTTGGGGACGGCGATTTGGCCCCCTGGTCGGTCAAGTCCGCCGACGGCCGCGTCGACCTGGTTTTCACCCCGGAGGGCGCCAAGGGCGTGGACCACCAGCTAGGCCTGGCGGAGATCGTCTACCAGCAGCGCTACGGCGCCTACGCCGGCAAGCTCGCCGACCACCGCGTGGAAGGCGTCCACGGGGTCCTGGAGCACATGCGCGCCCGCCTCTAA